The DNA window GTAtcttttaaaattcattttgaTTAAGTACAAATTAAATTCACACTTATACGAGCAAATCGACAATCCGTCATTCGACACTCTATTGTAATTGTTCTGGTTCGGCAACATGTCCAACACAAACAAATCGAATTAGATGCACCAAATTGCATGCCATTATCAACTCTAACGATGATGTTGATAatttagaaaaagaaattaatgtgAAGAAACTGATAGTAAGATAGATTCGAATTAATTTTAAGTTCTTGGGGGGCCTCTATTATTCTTGTTTCCACTTTGATTAACCAAAGCACGTGCTCATGTTTTAATAAACAATTTATGTGAAAGTTTAAACAATCATCTGAGGTAATTGAAAAGAATAATTTTTGAGGCAATTTAGTACTAATAAGTATTTAAAAGATAAGACATTTTTACTTTTTGGTGCCACTTTCGCGCATCatgtaattaaaattaatttgcgAGGTAATTTATTGCTGTATTTAAAAGTACAATTTAAGAATATTTACTATTGTTTTACCTCCTACCATTATTAATACTAGTAGTGTTGTTGTAATAGATTGAGATAGATAAGTAATTTGATGTGTTTATTactacataatttaatatagaATCCTACCACATAATCTTTGACACATGTCGATATGATCACTCAAATAAACCTACCCCTACCACCTAAAATTCATTTTCCACACATTATTAAACTATATTCAATGTAATCGGAAATAAAATACTGACACATTTTCGTACTATTATTCATCAATTCAAATATATGCTAATTTCaaacatatagtagtattatgttTAGCCATAATGTAGTAGAAAATGATGGTTTAGATTATGCTTTTACATATGAAGTATTCTTAATGaaataaggccatccacaataggaatagcccaacaatagcccagccatagcctagtcactgccacatcatcagcactaaaaatcctcctgccacatcataaatagccctgccacatcataaatagcccagccacatcactaataacaattatataaaatgacataattaacaatcacacaatatacggaatttaatttacgagacatatacgggaaaagtttaataatactattaaaattttaaaaagtacaataatttaaaaaaagtacattaattttaaaaaaaaatacattaataaaaaagagtgacaattcactcctcgtctccgtcgtcgtcgcctccgtcgctgtcgcctccgtcgccaccatcgccgccgccaccatcgccgtcgcctccgccgcctacgccgctgccgccgccaccggtctccctctgtatagcctccaactcgtcctgcaggctcatgagcaaggtttgaagcacgctcttctccacgggatccgtcgccacccgccattcggccatcgtcttgatcaactgagcgcgcgtttgggcgcgagcgaagaatttgagctcctgggtggattggccaaggggggatgccgactggacctcctgggaagccccggcgtttcctctcgccgcctgctgagcgcgcttgcgcccaatcgggcgaggtcggccaccgaccgaacgcggcgtggggaactcctgcgtcgtctcggggaggtcgtgggaacctccgctgctgccgctgtaatcgccggtgtagttcagtcattgcttcttcggccaacCAGAGTCGAcgcctactcggaacttctcggactcgctcagtacaagatagcagttccagtaggtgaagtccttgtataaacccttcagtgggaaggctttctccgctattctcctgcagtcatcctccgtttggccactgctcatcatgcggagtgcgttggtgtacaaacccgaaaatcgggagaccgccgccctgattcggttccagcccttccgggacctcccctccgggcaaaatctctggtaggctgctgctatcttgccccacatgttgacgatcctttgctcgttcgaaacgagaggatcgtcgcaaacactcacccacgccttgctgagcgcgacgttctcgtcgtccgtccacctcctccgtacctcctcctcacccggctgcgacgactcgccgaccttctgcttgcccttcttctttggggcgccacgccccggcactgcccccccttgaactagagtctccggagctccgagagtatcaaaccccaactcatctaaggagaaactatcaaaccccaagggtgtttgggtcgatgtgtgcgaagacccagtcgaaaaatcaaaactagggtgatagacatcccccgccgtcgccggggaccccccccccggagtcccctgtgtagccggtacgacccccggagtcccctgtgtagccggtacgacccccggagtccactgtgtcgccggtacgacccccggagtccactgtgtcgccggtgctcccccgggcatcatctgcatcccgggtacccaccccggtgtcggcggaaacccccccggcggactcccccccattggggccccgggcatcatctgctgccacgggtacatgttgtagtacccgggcacctgaccctatccacttcccacagggatcgtcggagtttgtgacccgctactcccggaactaggctcgttgttgagatccatttcccgttgttgatcttgaacagaaattaagatggagagagtactcgttaaaacaagtggtgcgaatgaaaatgacgagcaaagcgcgtatatatagtgtttcggaaaaaaaaattaattttcgcgctaggcggtgcgctgggcgatcctggcgctgcaatagcgccgaacggaccgcccagccgaccgcccagcgccacgcgaccgcccagcgctgcgcggtttctctctccaatcgcccgctgggcggctgcaatagatcgcccagcgccggcgctcggctgggcggtcgctgggcggttattgtggatggcctaagagactatttataaaatgtatggagaaaaaaaagtaaagtcaaggatatatatatttatttattttccctcATTTATTATGGGTAAGCAGTCCACATAAGACCATCAATTTTCTCATATCAAATTGTcaatctccatctcctccatcaacatcaaaattttTTCATATCGCAATCTTCAACGTATTATTTTCTTTAGTGACATAACATTTGCCACATTTTTAGGTTGCCATGTACAACTTTGATTAagaacaataatattattcgaAAACACAATATACATAACTATCACTTACAATATATGTATAGCACACAATCACAAACTCAACCTCTCATTAATCCCTTCACCATATTTTGAATTGCTACTACAACTCATTCGACTAGTTCGATAACTTCAGCCTTCCATCCTCGATTCCTGCAGATGACCAACAGCTTCCGATAATCGGAAATCAAACGGCGTATATACGAATAATCTGATCAATCCTGGATCGACACACGGGACAACCCCAGCTCTTCGCCTTAATTTCGTTCAAACACCTCATGCATCCAGCCATGTGGCCACATGGGACGCATGCGCCCTCGAGCGGGGCGTCGAGGCATATAGTACAAGAGGAAGTTGTTTCCTCGCCTTCCTTTGCATTGGCTTCACCAGTCAAGGCATCCACAGTGGACGAAGATAGATCAATTGGGCTAGTGTCGATAGACGGGTAAATAATGGGACTGGTGCCTATATCAGCATCTGAAGCGGGAGGAGCAGATGGAACAGAAACGGACAACAGAGGGGTCGGTGTGGTCGTTGACGTGAGAGGCTATAGATCCAGCTTGCTGAGTTTCTGATTTGACCCCACTTGCTGCTCCCTTCTTGTGAGGCTCAACATGATTGGAGCTATTGCTTGAGCTGGCTGTGCTTGTGGATGGACTGGCTTCGGATCCAAGATATGTGTCAGCATTTGATGCACCCTCGTGTGTGACTGACTGAAGAGAAGCACTGATCGCCATTGCCAGTAGCTCGTCGTCTTCTGCACTTGATGCACCTGCAGTCGGTGGAGCAGTGGGGGGTTGGTTGCCGAAAGGAAATGACGGGTGCATCACCTGATTTTCAATCCATTCATTCAGTTCAAGAATTCAATAACAATACATGAAtgacagagagagagaatgtgAATACCTGAGGAATTCCTTTACAGGCACTGCAAAACCTTTGCAATTGGTGCTTTTCACTTTCAATAGCAGGTGCCAGTTTGATTCGAGTACCTGCAAATGCAGGAGACACAAAAATGATTCCGCCTTCAACGACACATGTTTGCAACTATTTTCATGAAGAACGACATAAATCTCTGACACCGGTGATTAGTTCAAACTTTAAAGTAGCACTTCTTCAACTCTTTCCGTCATAATTTTAGATTCCCTTATCGAAAGTGAGAGTGAATGAAATAAAGCAGTAAGTGTACAAAATTTCGCGCCACTGGTTGGCCTAGGAATAGAAACAAGGGTAAAAATCCATTAAAGTCTCCTATTAAAAGACCTATTACCCAATATATGCCCCGCCGCAGCACATCTACTAGTTAATCCTCAGCTAATGAATAGACCAATCTAGCATTAACATGGGTAatcataataaagaataaatgtAACAACTTACTTTTAGATATATCAGATATGATTGCTGCAGGATCTGGCTGGTTGAAATTTGGTTCTTCTAAGTTGGCCTTCCATAGTTGAATAGTCATGCTTGGTTGAGCATCCTGATAAATACCACGACAACACATCACCAGGTTGTTGCAAAGTATACTCTTACAAATGAAACTATTTGTAACCTCTCTAAACCCTTGAGTTTGTCCGTGTATGAGATATGAACTTGTGGAAAGCATCTACGACAGATAAGCACACACTACAGTTGATTGGCACGGAAGAATATAATAAGGTACCTGTGGACTGGTATAAATAGCAAGCTCCAACTTGAAAGGCCTTGCAAGATTACGGGAACCGCACGGCAAGACAACCACCCATCTGCAAAGATATTAGAGAAAGAAGTCAAGGTATGTGTTAACAAGAACATAAATCTATGCAACTAGAAGAGCATATTGAAAGGCAAAGAAGACCATTTACAAGTCAAAAGGACTAGATCAGAAGAAAGCTAATGGCTCCTACTTCTTAATCAAATCGAATGATATGTGGTATATGGACATTGGTTAGTAATCCAGTAAGAGAATTGAATGAAGTGAGAACCAAGCTATATTCGAGAGGTATCACCCAAAGGACCAACTCCAACACGAATACTCTACACTAAACAATATAAACAGAAACACCAAGTTTGTACTCACACTTTTCTTGAGAGCAGTTGAGGCGCAAAACGTTCCAGAAATCCAGGTCCGTATTGTTCCCGCAGCCAACCAGCGAACAAGCAAAGATGGCTCTGAGCAGCATACCAGAAAGAGGTGAGCTATCAGAATCACCGTTAGCAAAGAAACTGAACCAGAATGAGTTACGAGTATACCTCAATAGCTCGTACAACATTGACAAACCCTTTGGCTCTAGCAAGATCAAGTGGGGTATTACAATCATCATTCATTATAAGGGCATTTGCTGAAGTTTCAATGGAAAATCCAAATAAGAAGAGATAATAAACACATTTAATCTACTTGACTCAGAATCATGGCAAATCGAGGGTGTGGGAATGCTCACCTCCGTGTGAAAGAAGTAATTTAACAGTCTGATCCAGCCCTCTTTTGGCAGCATGATGTAAAGGAGTTCCTGCATGGCGACCTTcaagagaaaaagaaagttTTTGAAGATAAAGAAACATGCAAGAGAATCAAACAAAAACTGGGATAATTTGAATCATAAGTTTTCATAGCATGTACTTGAAGCGTAAAATCATGTTTTGCCATCCGAGAAACAGAGAGAACTTGAAACATGGCTAATGATGATTTATGTGATTGTAGTAGCATGAGCACAATCAACTGAcaatcaattttctttttttaatgaattagcAACCAATAGTTTATTGACAATTTCCAGTTTCAAGCATTGCAGTTGCAGATAGGGAGGGAACGGCACTATTAGAAACGAGAAGGTAGGCAAGTAAAATCACGAAACACTGCATATATGGAACGGAAGGAACACACGAAATTACCTGGACGGTATACATTGACATTGGCACCCAATTCAATCAAAGTTTTTGCTACGTTATAAAGCTGTGGGTTCATGCAAGCTACAATCAGCGCAGTCTTGCCCTCGCTGTCAATCCACTGCCACCAGAAAAAGAATTCAGCACACAAAACGTGAATTCTTAAATACGGTTTTAACATAATAACATCAAACAAACTATCCCATCCCCGACCCTGTGAACTATGGATTCATACTAGTTATGCAGTTACGCTGTTACTTGCAATCGACTTTAATTCGCTATGATTCAAGCTTGGAGCATCAAGTGATACAGGATTAATGTGTATGATGCACCCATAAAacaacaacataaaaaaaacaccgAACATCATTTTAGCTATTAAaacaaaatgattttttttgctACCGAACACtcgaaacttgttaaaacaaaagaaacacaaaccCAGCTTCACATATGAGCCAATTGTGCCATTTCATATGTAATCGGATAGGGATAGGGATAGGCATTGACTAACATCAACAGCATAAAACCTATACATATAAAACACGGGAAATTTTGCAAGAATGATTAGATGGGATACCTCAAGACCAGCACCTTGAGTTCTGAGAGCTTTGATGCCCTCAATATTCCCATAATTCACCTGCTGAAACAGCAATTGATCTTTAGATGTTTGCTGCCCCATTGATTTTCTTCCTTCTTGGAACAATCAAAAAGGAAGGAAAATACGAAGAAAAAATGATCGCCCAATTCGTTATCCCAAAAAAGGGataagagaaagaaaaataaaagtggaATTATATAATCAAAGAACTTGGTGAATTGGGGGCGACGCGGGTCTGGATATGGAGATGTTTCATATGAGGTTGGTTCCTTACTcaataagaaaagaaaatcaaatgcaagattcacatttccatgatttaaaattttaatcaaaGTGACTGAGATTTAATAATTTAGCCTCTTTAATTTCCACGAATCTTACTTATTCCAAGACAATAATTGTGGTCTTCCATACgataaatcaaagaaaattgccgaataataaaaatagGCAAATTTTTTCATAAAGATACAAAGTAatatatttcaatgaaatatagCGATAGCAAAATGGTAAcagtttttaaaaattaacaaattatttaatatatatttattcgagactaagtttaagtaaatgaaattataaatcCAGGCGCGGCTTGAAGCCGATTACCTTCCAATATTATTGTTTCTAATTAATTTGTGTAACTTTAGGTGGAGGGGGTGCTTCCTTTATgtattactagtattaatttattgtcTTATTTACATAGATTTCAAATTTATACGGAGTGGTTTAAAAAGGAAGACGAAACTTCATCAATGGATGACATGTAGAGAAATGTAGAAATAAGATGATATGTACATTGCCGGATAGTGGGATCTTCATCTTGGCACAAATGGAAGACTGAGGGTCCGTGGTGGCAAACGTCGGGTCATCCTCCGGGTTAGGCCTAGATGAGATCAGGTCCGACCCGGAGGTGCATTGAAGGATCATCATGGCCAAGAATACTGCTAGATTTCATGTTTTGTACTTTTTGTgtctctcttcttttttcttcttaatttgGTAAAGGCTTTGCCATTTTGGAACGGTGAGGATCGAATTATGAATCTCacttttttcttcttaatttgGAACGATGTCCCTGAACTGAACGAAGATATTATAGATACAGTTAATATACTATTATACCGACAATACACATGAAAACTTTAATAATTCGGGGCAGATGGTCTAGTCGTTGTTAATAATGGCATAATTCTGGGGAATAATTTTATGCAACTTATAAGAAAAATACTTAGATAAATTATTCAAGGTCACTTCATGAAGGGCAGAAGGGTACTGCTCTTATTTTATAGTTGTATAAAAATATAGAGTAACACAAAAAAGTACTCTCACATTTTGAATGTATTGTATCGTAgcaaataatattccattccctcaaaaaagaaaaagaatctCAAGTGACAATACATGCAATCTTTTCTATTGTCTTCTCCCACATGTTGACATGAATACATGTGAATAGTGAAGATTATTGATCACAGTAATGTTTTTTCACTAAAATCTGAGAAAATATTCAGAGAAACACAAGGGGTTATAGTTTGGATTCACTAGCCTAATCAATTGCGGGATCTTTGAATTTTTTGAAAACAGATTCAATATCCTGTGTCACCTCAGGAGGCAGAGGCCTCTCAGTCATCAAAAATGCATCGACGTTTTCTCTTAGTTGGTCCATAGTAGTGGCGCCTATGATCGAGCTGGTTACAAATGGTCGGTCTCGTGCAAATGCAAGAGCTAACTCAACTAGACTCAGCCCATGTTTCTTTGCCACCTCGAGGTACTTGATCGTAACTTCCTGGGGATTTATATTAGATACAGATAGATCAGTGCCATCTCATTAAGTTTGAGGGTACCTTGACTGATAGTACATGTGATAAGAGCAAGTATTTACAGGATTAGATGATCAAACAACTGAAATTGGACAGCATGTGGAGAATTAGTCTATATAAGTTTTATCTAACTTATTGCCCAAAGCAAACACTCCCTTACAGGATTCAATAGCATGAAATGCCAaatgtttttattaatgtatatGTGAAGGATGTAGACAATAATGATCTAGGAATAAAGTATTTGATGAAAGTGCTCATAAAAAGTGGAGTAGCATCTTTTCTTACCTTAGCGAAAGATTTATTGTATCTTTCCATGTAGCCAGGAAATAGGTTAAGCCTGCCTTTCTTTGCAGCTTCCGAGTTGATGTCTAGATACTTCCCGCTCAATGATCCACCGGAAAGGGGAGAATAAGCAAGCAAACCAATGTTGTAATTTTTTGGATGGCACACTTCAACCAGGTCGACTGCTTACTGAGTCGACTTGCTGTATGGTAAAATTAGGACATTGAGTGTCATGATAGAACTTTCTTCAAGTTCTTCTTGAGTGTGCTGAAGTATAACTTACTTTCGAATTTGCACCTAACCAgcatactataattattttggATGCTGACAATTTTTGGTAGTCCTTCAACTTTTGCAGCATGAACAACTCCATGGCTCCATATGATGTTTCATTGGAAACGCCAATGTACCTCACCTGTTTAAATTTCGGTAATTGGCAACCATTATTGAGTTGTAGTTATACTAAACTGCTTGGCATTGACTTGTTCagtatttacttatttatttgaGAGAATTTAAGCAAtgtaatactctctctgtccacgaaaaatagagcacatttgtcatttttgattgtccacaaaaaaaagagcacatttaaaaaaaggaaagttttcaacaacttttgtggacggagggagtatcagaCAAAGCAATGTGTTCTCCTAGATAAAATTTTACATGAGATCTGTGGAAGTGTGTAATAATGCATCTTAGACATGCTCAGGAAAAACAGATTCAAAAGAGCAGCCCAATCCGAACCACTGTCATTCATCTGATCAGAAACTCATGTATTTCATTTCAATGGAGTCAAGAAACGACATATACACCCAAAATCTGACTAGCTACGAGTCTTATCTGCTATCATCTTTTCGTGGTGAGGTTTTTTTCTTGCTTTTGTGACGTAgtgattaaaaaatatcaaaacaagtGTATTAGTAAATGACCCTATAATGTGCTTGATATATGAGGTCTTTGTTCATACTATCCACAGATAAGTGAGGTCATAATATTATTAGTATGATTATGTCTTTGCGAAAAGAAACTTAATAAATAAGGTATGCcatcaatgaataaaataatctGAATCTGATCATTTGGTCAACACATTCAGTTAATAAGGTCAAAATTTTCCGGAAACAACCTGTTCCCTTCCACTTTTGACTGTTGCAAATGCCAAAAACATTACAGAAACAACAGAAGTGTACCTTCCCCTCATCAATGAGTTCTTGGAATCCCCTCAGTTGCTCAGCAAACGGTACACTTTCCctccactttgaatgatcatACAGATATTCCCCAGATAATGGAACATACCGATCAGGCATGGAGTGTCAATTAGTTGTTTATGAGCAGAATTGCAAGTATATCTGGCTTAGTGTGTGCATGTGAAGACTGCAGAGTCTATGATGCCATTTCATTGTTATCTCAATTGTTCTAAAAGCTAAACCGGCTACAGCTACATCATTATCAATGAGGATATTTTGTGCAAATGAATGATATATAGACAAGTAGAAACTTCAGAAATTTCCTAGGACAACTCCACACAAACACCTCCTTCGAGAGGAAGCTACAAGTCTCAAACCTATAGAGTGGAACCTATATCATAAAGATAaagttaaaatttcatttaccCAGGATAACTGCTTCTGTATGGACTCTGATCTatggatgtcaatcgggtcggcccgtcgagtttcgggccaaccctactcaagttgcgggtcaatcgggtgcgggctaatcgggttgcgATTTCTTTCGGGTTTTAAAAGTTCAGTCCTAACCCTAAAACCTTGGGTTTCGGGCTGGCCCGGCgagttaatcgggttgctaccgatgaGATTAACATGctatcaatccaataaataaagatgtaaattagttatattcataaaatgtaaaatatttaattatgataaatttgagatatatgcttaaactcaatcataaacatgatcaaatactaatatttgagatatttcgtgaaattttaatgcatattttagaaatttaaatatttttttagtgaatttgaagtttataatttatttatcaactattatattaataaaaattcaatatataatttgtatgtttaatataaaattgagagttattttttaaagttatctatattataaaattaatcaataaagtgtcgaattagaagtaaaaaatagaataatagaaattttatcgggtttcgggccagatcatcgggttttcgggtctggccctaacgagttgcgggttaatcgggtgcaggctaatcgggttttaattttatcgggcttgaaattttcagccctaaccctataaattaggcgggctattcgggccagcccacgggttgcgggctgcaTGACCTCCCTACTCTGATCTATGTTTATAAGCTTCTTTTTACAAGCAATGACCTAAATCCAAAATGTACTGCACCTAACAAGAagaataaattttgttttttaccAATAGAAGAATTATATGAACCACCAACACCTGAACATACAAATGGTAACGACTGGGCATTACTAGTTGAGGAGTCCATAATTAGTATCAGATGGCAAAACTAAATACCTTCAGGGGTTTTTATGAGTCAACAAAATAGTTtctgaattaaattaaattcaagtaaacacatcTTACATTCCAAAAAATAAGAAGTGAAATTGGTATAAGATGTAATGGATGTTACCAGTGAATCTGGAGTAAGTTGATGTAATCGGTATTAAGACGTTTAAGACTTTTCTCCACACTTTCCCTGATATTAGCAGCATCAACTCGCGGAGTCTCTCTACTGTCACGCAAATAACGGGATCGCTCCGAGTAACCAGACACTTTTGTTGCCAGAATAACCTAGTTTGAAGAAAAGAGATGTCGTGATGTCTCACAACTCTGCCATAATGCAAAAAGCATAAGAGGACTATTATATCTGATGCATTACATGTTGATGATCCAATGAAGTTATACAAAGTACATTATATTCTGTAAGTTCTGTACCACACATTGTGACACGGTACTGACATTAAATCTTGGTCACTTGGAGTCAGCTGGGGACTGCCACAAGTTACATTTCAGGAGACTTAACAGAAGGATCCATATTGagtttgaaattgaaaattatatGAATTATCATTATCACCTGTATAGCGGCAGAAAGAAGGATCAAGCTATGGTTTAAGACAACGGATTTTGTTATTTGCGCCTGGATTGAGGTTCTACCTGGGGTATCTCATTAAGTTATGTGTTTtgtcattgattaattttggaaAGGATTGCATTAGGGTATAAAACAGTGCTGGTCACCATTAAATATGTTGCCTAGAGTTTTCTAAATGTCAGCAGC is part of the Salvia splendens isolate huo1 chromosome 6, SspV2, whole genome shotgun sequence genome and encodes:
- the LOC121809739 gene encoding LOW QUALITY PROTEIN: putative E3 ubiquitin-protein ligase XBAT35 (The sequence of the model RefSeq protein was modified relative to this genomic sequence to represent the inferred CDS: inserted 2 bases in 1 codon), with the protein product MGQQTSKDQLLFQQVNYGNIEGIKALRTQGAGLEWIDSEGKTALIVACMNPQLYNVAKTLIELGANVNVYRPGRHAGTPLHHAAKRGLDQTVKLLLSHGANALIMNDDCNTPLDLARAKGFVNVVRAIESHLCLFAGWLREQYGPGFLERFAPQLLSRKVWVVVLPCGSRNLARPFKLELAIYTSPQDAQPSMTIQLWKANLEEPNFNQPDPAAIISDISKSTRIKLAPAIESEKHQLQRFCSACKGIPQVMHPSFPFGNQPPTAPPTAGASSAEDDELLAMAISASLQSVTHEGASNADTYLGSEASPSTSTASSSNSSNHVEPHKKGAASGVKSETQQAGSIASHVNDHTDPSVVXVSVPSAPPASDADIGTSPIIYPSIDTSPIDLSSSTVDALTGEANAKEGEETTSSCTICLDAPLEGACVPCGHMAGCMRCLNEIKAKSWGCPVCRSRIDQIIRIYAV
- the LOC121807966 gene encoding LOW QUALITY PROTEIN: aldo-keto reductase-like (The sequence of the model RefSeq protein was modified relative to this genomic sequence to represent the inferred CDS: inserted 1 base in 1 codon) gives rise to the protein MASSLNSSVILASLPDARCSTAAVTRFPLHQAPPQVGGRNLAVLWRWKRKRKKKSSSSFVVFSKKQQENSLQYRKLGDSDLVISEITLGTMTYGQQNTEKEAHEQLSYAFEHFTKLYVPLRIRIHSMPDRYVPLSGEYLYDHSKWRESVPFAEQLRGFQELIDEGKVRYIGVSNETSYGAMEXVHAAKVEGLPKIVSIQNNYSMLVRCKFEIDLVEVCHPKNYNIGLLAYSPLSGGSLSGKYLDINSEAAKKGRLNLFPGYMERYNKSFAKEVTIKYLEVAKKHGLSLVELALAFARDRPFVTSSIIGATTMDQLRENVDAFLMTERPLPPEVTQDIESVFKKFKDPAID